CGGAGATACTTCTTCAGATCTTTGAGGACTTGACCCCGACGAAGAGTGTTGAGGTCATTGATCCTACTGTCCCAATCTGATGCTAAATCCCGGAGATGCTTTTTGAGCAGTCTTTGGTTGCGCTGCTTCTGTATCTCTTTGGGGTGGACTGGTTCATAAATCTTATCAAAGTCTTTGCCTTCCCTGGCATCCCACTTGGAGTTGACATCCCattttcgaaccttctctttACTACTCATCTGCACTGTCATGGGATCACGGATTTTCTCAGATTTGCCAGAATACTTCGAAGAGGTTTCGATGGAACTGTGACTCTTGGTTTCGAGAAGGGCCACTTGCTTAACTGAGTTCTTGGGAAAGAGTTCGCTCTTTTTGCTCTCGTGGCTTCGCTTGGAACTCTTGGATCCGCTCTTCTTCGACAATTTGGAGCCTTCGCTCCCGTTGACTATGTACACTTCTTTCTTGACTAAATTATTGGTGTGGTTAATATTGCGCTTGTCTCGGCCGTGTTTGGAGGACTCGTTTCGTTGGTCGTTCTGATATTCTAACGTTGGGTACGAGGAATGGGAGCTCGTGCAAGAGTACAAGGGTTCCTCCCCATAACAGCAACTGCAGTAGGTATTGGTGTAGGATTCACAAGATGAACAGGAGCAAGTATCACAATCACTCCCCAGGGTACTGTACGATTCCATggttccatttgaaatggggACGTCACAGGAGGGATGTGGTATCTCGTTACTGGCCATGACTGAAGTGCTGGACGATGCCTTAATGGCTGACTGACTCCTCTCGATTGATTGCTCGTTTGACAAGTCATTGATGGTCCTGTTGGTGGGTGGTGTTGGATTACGGCTTGACCCCTTTGCACCCGTACGGTGGTTGATCAAGGTGTTCGGGACGAGCTTTTGGGATTTCAACACCACGTTCTTCACGGTGCTGGCCTCAGACTCGCTACTTTTACTGGTGTTGGTGCTGCATTTGCTCAAGCTCGAGCACTTgtcctcgtcgtcatcgtcatcgtcctcctcctcctcttcttcttcctcctcatccttCCCCTCATCTCCCTCCTCCTGATCCTCGTTCTCCTGTGGGAGCACCACCACCTCGACCATCTCCTCGTCGGATGATGCCGCCTGATTGGATAAGGTGTCGTAAGCCAGATCGGCCAACTTGTCCAGGAGCTCGGCTCGCGACACGTAATTTGGTTCTCCTCGTTTCCTCTGGCCTCCTTGATTGAGTTTCTGATGATTGGCCATGATGGTGCTTGCATGACTGGACCAAGAGTCACGCTTACTTGGCGGCTTTTTGCCCTTCCCAGCGCCACTACTCCTGGACTTGTTAGCTTTAACTGGGAAATTAGCATTCTCTTGGGGTGGTTGCACTACTTTGGGGTGATGCAAATTTTTCAACACCTCACCTCGTGAGACATAGATCTGCTCTGGATTGTTCAAGATACTGCTCGCTCGACTTGACCAAGAGTCATGCTTGCGAGGGCGAAGTGCGACGTCATTATTGCCATGCACCACTGCCAACTCTTCTTGCTGCCTAACGGGACCCCCGATGGGTGAGCGCTTTGACTGAGATTCAGTCATTCTCATCCCAGGGTCACGTACATTCAATTTGGCATTCATCTGATACACTTTCAAGATCTCGGATCGAGACACATAGTCTTTCACGTTGGCAGAAAAGTTCGAGCTAGCCGAATCGGAGAGGTTCAACGCCAGTTCCGAATCGCTGTCTTCACTGCTTAAAGTACAATCCGAGGGAGATTCGTCCTCCCGATGGACTTGCGCCACATGATCCAATTGAGGAAGGAGATGATCAACGCCAAACTTGGCGCTTAAgtatttggcactcttttgCATCTTCTCTATCCTGACCAAGATCTCGGACCGACTCATGTACTCAAAGTCTTTCTTCATCTTATTGGAGCGCACTGTCTTGATGATGTCGTTCTTGGTCATTTTCCGCCAAGTGTCAATGTGTATATCCAAGGGGATGGGTTCATATGCCATGGCAAAGTTCTCTTCCAAGTCTGTCCACGAATCATATTCCGAGACCGCATCTCCATGAACGTTTTTGGCAATCATGCCCTGCATTTGTCGAATCAAGAGCTTCCGAGAGGCATAATTGCTCTCCTGATCTGTTTTGGGTTGAGAGGGCGTTTCCCTCTCCTCTTCCGCACCTCTTTCTGGTTGTACGGCGTAAATTTCGTTGCTTTCCATGGGAGTGACCACATTGACTTCAAACGCATCGCCTCGGACAGATTTGGGTGGGGAATCTTTGGGAAACTTTTGGAGCATCTGTCGAACCATAccgtttttcttcatttttcggACACTGCggttgttttcacttttctgcTTCGCCTTATCCTTGAGGCGTTTCCGATCCACCTTGGGAGTAAGCTGGGTGCGTCCTTGTTGGGAGTGGCTACGACTTTTGGGTCGTGTCGGTTTGAGGTTCTCTTTATTCGACCGAGGCCTCTTGGATTTCTTGCTTTCGAGAGGCTCATCTTTAGTCCCAGCCACGACGGGTGTGGCTGAAGACATGAAATTCTTGCTGCGTGCGAAGAAGTTTTTTCCCATCGCGTTCCAGTTTTCGGTGCCGTGGGTTCGAATTCTGTTCGGCGTTCAGGAAGAGGGTTAACAAAGCGCTGGTTAGGCCAAGATCCACAATCAATTAATCATCATTACTAGACTCGGTCTCGTCTCAGTGTCAGGGTTGATTGTGTCACTACTTTGAGTTGAGGCAATGGCAGATCTCGAGACTGTTACGTCAGTCCAACAATCTCGTGGTTTACGTTCCCCTTGAACTCGTATCAATTTGTTTCAGGCACGAAATGGCACCTCTTTTCTTCCATGGTTTTCCAAGTGGCACGCTCTCTGAGTTCCCGTGTGTGACGATTCTATTTCTGATGAGAATGCAGATGCTCTGGAAGTTCCATCTACatttggacttgaaatggGAGCAAACTCATGCGTGACAcattcaccaccaccatcaccaccactaccatcaTCACAGCCAATGCcattgccattgccattgCTAAGGAGCCAAGAAGAGCTGATGGATTCACTGGCAGCGGAGGAGAAGTAGAAGACGAGGAATAGTCTCTTCCGTCTTGGTTTCACTCGATCCATCTCACCATCCCATTGACTCCATCCCAAATGTCTTGGAGCGGCAGCTCGCATTGGAAGAGCATGTCCATTATAGATGTGCAAAGAcgaaattggaattggacaaCGAACCAGTAGGAGGATGACTTAAGTCTGAATTTAAGCACTCGAGTGATCACCAAAGTCATTCTTACTTAGCTTAACAACGAAAACGGCTACAACAGTAGAAGACTAACACCTTGACTAAGAACCTACTGTAGTTGGACCGAGTCAAGATTCGACCAAAGAAGACCCCGCAATGAAGAAGTTATTAGAGCAATTGAAGACGCTATAATTTGACTCGGAGAGCAAGCATGAAACCGATTTGTTGACTCGTTTCCGCTTCTAGCCACACccctcttttcctctctcaTCTTCATTCAGCAGCCCACGCACGAATGAGAAACTTGGATGAGTGATTAAATCAATAATTAAGCTAGCAACTTCGTGCCACCAAACCGTTACAATTTCAGACATCCAGTTAATCTCGGTCCATTGCGTACGAGTCATGGCCAAATATACCCATTCAAATCCACCCATTTGCCCGTTTCCTCAAGAAAAACTCGGCTCTAGTTGAACAGTTAAATTTGCGTCAGATTGATTTCGGGAAATTGGTTCCACTGATAGAGGTGAAAATCGAGTCGTCTTTTGCGTACTACTAGTCTACGTAGAAGTGAAGTGTCCAAGCAGATTTTtaaagatttcattttcatctgtTGTTGTGAAGGTGGGAAGGATCGAAGAGCAGCTTTTTTGATGACTTCACTTTCACTTGCCTGCGTGCTAACTAACTGCGTGCTTGGGCAAGTGGCTCAGTGAGCTcagtgagtgtgtgtatgagtgagagagtgagtgaggcAGCCAAACGccgtttcttttccttcattgGTCATCCAAGGAATCAAGATCGAAAGAGATGAAGCAGGAGGCATCGTCACTCAGGGTTTTCATTCCACTTCTCTTGTTAACTTATTGGTTCTTTCACCCATACACATGTACACATATGTGCATCTGCCTTTTGAACGATGCACTCGATCGTTGAAGAAGGGAGAGTCACAAGTCAGCCAAAGTTTAACTCTAATTATTATGATGAGGCGACTCTCAAGGATCTTGAAGAAAGTCTGTTGTCGTAGACTGACTAACTCACTTTTAGCTCCAAGCGAACCAAAGGGCTCGTTCCTATCGCCTGCGCACGAGAAGGTGAAATTGTTTCCATAGGATTTAAGGACTACAAAGCcagggatgatgatgatgtacaactaccactactactattactttTACTACTAATGCTACCAACCGTCTCAAATTGAACCCATTTTACGGTTGAGATCATACAAATTGGACTTTTAGTGATCACTCGTCGGAATTCGTACACGTCGGGTTGTTTGGTCAGCGAAAGATCTCTTGTGTCACAAGTCAGAGACCATAATTTCACTGGAACAATATGTCTGAAGAGCAATGATAAATATGCGATCGCTGTTCGTGTGATTCAATTCTCGGTCGTTGATCAGTCTGAATCGCCAATATGTTCCTCGTATTTCCCCGATGAAATGGTGGTGGTGcagagcgagcgagcgagagcACTTTTACACTTCTTCACACAATTTCTACTCGTTTTCGACTGAGCTGAGAACCGAGACAGGAGAACCGGGAGCGAAAAGCTAAGAACaggaaggagagaaagagaaaagagaacaCTTTTGGCCACTTGGATGTGCGCTCTCTCAGAAAGTCTCTCGCAGACACGAGCGCAAATCAACcagggaaagaaagaaccaaggaacatccatccatccatctatccgaCAGGCCACCACAAGAAAGAGAGTGCGGATTGGATGCCACTTCTCTGCCGTTACCGCTAGAGTGAAAAGGCCATCCAGGATTTGacagtttccaaacaatttgcATCTAAAGAGCTCATCATTCTAGCCGTCTTCACATCACACGAGGAGATGAACTCACACACAGTCCGTCAATATCCTAAAACAAGAGGGAATCCCGATATTCCAGGTTTCGCAGTCCCGCCACTCGATCTTGACCAATTCGTTTTTCTTGTTGCGGCTGAAACAAGTGTTTGGCCTCTTCCTGCTCCTTCTGCTCCTCCTCTACCATGATGGCAAGTCCACTCTCATGGTCAATGGTTGTATGCATGGCGACATTCCATATGTCAGCGTTCAATTCACACAAATTAACATAGTCCGGCTGCCAGACCACCGCCATGGAGAACACCTGATGTCGCCGAAGGAGTCATCAAACTAGCAAGGACACATCCCAGCCAAAAGACCAACCATGGCAAGAACAAGGTATCAAAGCCAATCTCGACTGAGCCTACGTAGTACCCACGAAGTCCAATATCTACGGAGGAATCGAACCACTCAAGACCCATCTGACAAATTTGTGACGGCACAAACGCAATCAGTTCAGATTTGGCCACTATTCGTCGTTGGTACGTCAAACTAACCTGCATGTACTTTTCAGCACGTGCATCCATCCAATCCTTTCTGATGGTCATGATCGGACCGGACGACAATCCGACCATGGGCCTAACAAGCCGCACATCTGTAGCAAGTAGCAAGTACCGACCGATCTTGCTGCAATCCTAAGTAGTAAGTCAAGAGTATGAAGGTAAAATCCTACCATATGGTCGGTTTTTCTGCTTTGCCCGTTGTCATTAGCatgcaattcattcaaaacaaaagtcaaGTCAAGCAGGCTCTTGAATCGTTTGGTATGCAATGCACCGCCAGCCATGGTGTCTCAATTGGATAATTACTCGGGGACAAACACCCTTGTCCCACCAGAACATCCCTTCGTGGTTCTCTCTTTCTGCCTAATCCCTCAGTACACGATAGCCAGTTAGTATTAATACAGGACCTGTCCTGGCATCGTCTTCTTGAGGTCTGACTGTCCTTACCTGAAGCAAAAGAACAAGAATAACGTGCATCATAAAATAATCATCTTCAACATCCTACCGTACTTGAGTATGCGTACAAACGTATGTAAAGGAATCCTATGTAAGCTTATTCTATCCATGTACACAATTTAAGCCTCACTTTTGCTGCCTACTAAAAATGTTTCTCCGCCCTCAAATATGTACTTGATCGTATGAAATCTCACATGTTTAGACTGCGAAAGAATTTGGAAAATTCTAGTGCCGTTTCATCAATGATCATATTTTAGGCCTAAAGATGATGATGGGTAGTAGCTTTCTAATGTTTTGGCCGCCTGATAACAACTCGAGGAATTCCAGATTTCCATCTTGATCGGGTCTGTTCTGGAGGGATTCGCCGTTCTTGCCATAAAAGTTGGTTCGAGAAGAAGCACCCGAAAGCTTTGACTCTGACCTCAAGGCAGCATTGGTTGTGATTTTTTGGACATGGACTTTGCCCTGGCCTTATCTTCAGGtggtcaaaatattgaagGGTTGACAATCTCCTTTAAGCAAAGATTAGATCATTCATGCTATGTTACTTGGTCTTCATTTGCTCCTAAGAATAGAAAAAccgtttttcaaaattatcaagCAAACTTTCAGAAGGCAGAAAGCTAGTCCCTAATatctttccaccctgtaaaACATCTAGACTATATTGAAGCTTGAAAGCTGAAGAGTCAAGAACCTTCTACGGCTAGAACAATAGGTAGGCCTGATTGAatccattgcattttttgaaagtcGGTACAATTTCTAATGAACGTGATTAATCATGGATTTGCGTGGAACTAATGCCATCCGCTTGAAAATGCGATCGATTGAACGCTGTTGATTCTCAGGATGGTGCAAcgagaaaacatttttttctttctcttttcaacATAACTACTACCCCTGAAATTCTCAGAAATTTGTTAGCATTGGAGTACGGCTGAGACCTTAAATCTAGACCCTGCTCCTTCATGAAGTTTTGGAAATGTCTCCGAtgataatctttttttgagtgCGTATTTCGCCCATCATTTCACCAACTCCAtgaattttaaaacaaaagcgGGCAAAATGGTTTGGCTTAGTTGGTTTTCAAAGCTTTAATCAAAGTACGAGAACTTGGATGAATAATCTCATGGGCATTCATGACTATCACTCGGACCAGAAAACTGCTCATCCGTGGCAATAAAAATGTACTCAAGTTTTTTAGCTAATACGCTCATTCAAGAGTTTGAAGTTACTAAACTGTCTTCTCTTGTGGTTTAGCAAATTACACAGAGTTCGTGTAAATGCAAAATCTGAAGGAAGTCAAGTTCTGAGCTCCAATACACTTTGCGTGCCATTTTTGAGAGCCAACTCCAGCCAAGTCAAGTATATATTTGGCCAATAAAGCTATCAtgatcattattattattttcatgatctttCCTACTAAAATGGCGTGAAGAACCACCCTCCCAATGTGGCGATGAACACATTATTTAAGAATTGGAGTTTTGCCAttgctttttcaagtttcaggTCTTTCGGGGGAACTTGAGCCATCCAGTTTCCTCGACTTCAATCAGAGTTCACGCTCTTATCATTATCTCTATCGTTCCCCAAGTTATGGTAGAGACAGCCTTCCTTGGGGCAACTTTTGCTCGTCCCAATCGCTCTGAAGTGGAATACAGTCCGAACCAATGGGAAAACGAGACTAGTCACTCATGTAGGTAAGTAAGTAATCATCatcgtacatacagtacacatGGGTCGACGTTCATTCATGCCCCTTGTATGGGGTCAATGCCATTCATTGATGGATTAAATCCTTACTTTTCTTGTCGCATCTTAAGTGGGTGTGCGCACCAACCACCATTTTcatcagttttttttggtcTAGCCATAAAGCTTCCAAGGAAAAAACGCTAACCTCATCCAGCATCAGTGGTGGGTTGGTGAGCGTCATTCTCATGGAATATGGGAAATCGGAAAATTGGAGAATCGGACAACCAAGGCAATCGGCGATTGAATCTACTATTAGTTCTGTAGTGGCCTGGATAGAAAGATACCATTAACCAACCGATACCACCGACCGAGGATCTGCGAAAACACTCTCTCTGACTCGTCGGTTGGACTCGGAAAACTGGACAAGATGTGCTCTTGATGGTGGTCCAAACGGAGCCAAGCCTACAAGATCACAGTGCTATGAAAGCATCACTTCCATGCAGGATTTCCACAGACTCGTTCGTCATAACGACTGCACATTGATCGACAGTTTGAAAAGGGGACACACACTACTAGCTAGTATACTAGTACTAAGAATGGATGTTCTCGATAAGAAAAGATGACTGCAAGTACTACTACCAGTACCCTAAGTGACTGAGATAGAACGTCTCCAGAGATATCATGTGACAGAGTACGTGCGTGAGTGCATAAGTCTTCAATGGAAGTTGTTGACTTCAATGGCCGTTTTTGCAAGAGAGTCACGATTTTTGACGTATCATGGAAAGTTGGTCAATTGtgcttcttttgttttcagatCAACTTTCTAAGCGAGTCCATAAAACGAAATGAGGAAAGGGATTGACACAAGTACTAATGGTGAAGAATGACACCTCAATTGCGAAATGtgtccaatttcaagaaaGGCAAAGTCCACACAGGATAACAGCATCGACACGAAAGCCAAGAAAAGGGATACGAGGGTTTGTTTATAGTGGCATTCTACTCCGGCTTAATCGATAAAAAAAGCCATTCCAGCCTTTCTAACCAGACACAAAATCCCAACATCCTTTCAGTTGCGATCCATCCACTGCAAAAACTGGCCTGCTTAGCTTGGTCGCAATGCATATTCTTGGCCGATGCATTAAAGTAATCACAAATCAGTCCTACGACGTAAGTCGAGTTGATCCTAGTCTCAACCAACACAATCATTggatatttcatttcaacatcAACGCAACCCAAACAATTGGAATGTGGCCAGGTTTATCTGCTCAATACGCACTAATCACTCCTGCTGTCTCGGGTCCATGTGACCGACAgatcaaaaatattgcatttgaTGACAGGCCCGGAATTCCGAAAATGCTTAAGgaaaaatgatcaatgaaCATCCTGGTCAAACATTGTTGGTCGAGAATGGTATGCATATTGTTGAGCGGTAAACTAGTAGCAACCGGAACTTTGCACCCTAGCCTATTTGGTTTACGggttttttgtcatttgggtATTAGGGTCGGATGATTGATCTTCGCCAGTTCAGCGAAGCCAGTCATCACATCATCTGTGCAATTCCGATGAGTAGTGTCAAAGCCCGATATCATATTGGTTCTCCTCCTTCTATGGCGTCTAAAATTTTCCTAGcgaaaggtcagggaggagaatccaTCCACGGACCACTATCATCTTAGGCAACTCTAACACCATGGACAGGCAGATATGTACACCTGAAGGTagcattgaaaacatgaaaagagGGATCTTCCTGTCTACGTTCGATTTCCTTCGAACTCATGATTGTCCTTTCAAATGGTCACATCGTGGGAGGAAGTGTTCAAAGCAACTGTGCCTACCTTAGTATATCTATCGATCAAACGGACTCACACTCGGAAGGAGGTACAGAAACTCGGGAATGTAGAGGAAACTAAGGAAACTAAGGAAGGCAGGCAGGAAAGAAGGAATTCCTTCCGAAGAGTCAGAGCCAGTGAGAGCTAACTGTTAGCTCTAAGGGAGACTCAATCAGTTCTCAAGTACTAAAACCTATCGTCATTGGTGGGTTTCCAATCTattttctagttttttttcccAATAATTATCTCGAGCAGTCCAACGGAAAAGACGACATCCTGGATGAAAGTACCAtttgtgtgtgcgtgtgcgtgcgtgtgtgcgtgtgtgtccACCACCCGGAGATCAGGTCTGTAATAGATCATGGCAGAGGAGGAGACCCACTGCGAGAAGAGGATGACGATTCAGGTCGGTGGCGGGAACCGCATAACGGATGATCTGCTCGTGAGGAGGGCAGAGCACAACGACGGCCATCTGACCAATTTGGAGGAGATTTCCCTCCATCAGCAACACCTTGAGAAGCTCGACTATATCCACCGAGTGTGTGCCAAGCTCAAGCAACTCCATCTCCAAGACAATTGCATCGGAAAGATCGAGAATCTCAAACGACTCAAGAGCCTCGAGTACCTCAACATGGCCATGAACAACGTAGAGCTCATCGAGAACCTGGAGCGGTGCGAGAGTCTCACCAAACTGGACTTGaccttgaatttcattgcCGACCTGGTCCAGAGTGTCGACAATCTCCGGACTAACATCCGACTTCAAGAACTCACATTGATGGGCAATCCTTGCACAGAGTACCAAGGATACCGTGAATACGTCATCGCCACATTGCCGCAATTAAAGACACTCGATGGTCGAGACATTAACAAATCGGAGCGAATTCAAGCTCAACAGGTGAGAACTCGGGTAATTTCACTCTGGGCTTGAAGTCTCCAAACTGCACCTATCCCTCAAGCTACTAGAGTACAGCCCAATGGTCCTGAGGCTTCTTGCTCCGTTCGTTGATTTCTTGAGTCCTTCTACAGAGATTGTCCATCCTCGAGAAACAAATCCGGGAGGCTCAAGTCAGTTACTTTGAAAAACGAGAACGGGAAAAGCACGACATACAAAGGGAACTAGAGGAGACACGAGCCCAATATGAAGATCCCAATCTGGATTCATCCACCAGGAGAGCCAGGTCGAGTAGCGGAGGGAGTCAGTCCTCTGACAAGTTTTGTTTTCACTCGAGCCACGAGTTAACGTTTTACTTTGATGTCTTCATATCTGTTGGTGGATTTAGGTTCTTTCAATCTCAAAGTCGACATGCGCCCGAGTTTCGTCAAGAAATCTCTCGGAAAGTGTTCGAATTCCAAAAAGAGGACGAGATCAATCGAGATCCTTTCTTCCACGAGGATAGTCAGGCTCGAAAGGCCAATGGGTTGCCCAAGCGATATTTCGACGACCATCTCAAACCCCTGAACATCAATCAAGCCAAGTTGGAATTCGTATTCGATGATTCAGATTGGAACTTCATCAAAGTAGAGTTGCATCTTTATAAGGTAAGAGAGCTAATAGGATTCAACAAGCAGAACTCACGAAATCTACTTGAGCTACATACGTACGGTTCAATTTTTCCTATAACCATTCTTCGTACATAACCCTTC
This Tigriopus californicus strain San Diego chromosome 7, Tcal_SD_v2.1, whole genome shotgun sequence DNA region includes the following protein-coding sequences:
- the LOC131884145 gene encoding dynein axonemal assembly factor 11-like isoform X1, whose translation is MAEEETHCEKRMTIQVGGGNRITDDLLVRRAEHNDGHLTNLEEISLHQQHLEKLDYIHRVCAKLKQLHLQDNCIGKIENLKRLKSLEYLNMAMNNVELIENLERCESLTKLDLTLNFIADLVQSVDNLRTNIRLQELTLMGNPCTEYQGYREYVIATLPQLKTLDGRDINKSERIQAQQRLSILEKQIREAQVSYFEKREREKHDIQRELEETRAQYEDPNLDSSTRRARSSSGGSQSSDKFCFHSSHELTFYFDVFISVGGFRFFQSQSRHAPEFRQEISRKVFEFQKEDEINRDPFFHEDSQARKANGLPKRYFDDHLKPLNINQAKLEFVFDDSDWNFIKVELHLYKHLSTSDIQVDIEPQYLRVTLWQKRVFQLRLCEEVRCDSSLVQRSQTTGHLMISMPRVNPLPRTISTQPQSNAEDSQTDQKNSPLLEVSNATRVDYTRIVEPEDPYQDVPDLEPMTHEGD
- the LOC131884145 gene encoding dynein axonemal assembly factor 11-like isoform X2, encoding MAEEETHCEKRMTIQVGGGNRITDDLLVRRAEHNDGHLTNLEEISLHQQHLEKLDYIHRVCAKLKQLHLQDNCIGKIENLKRLKSLEYLNMAMNNVELIENLERCESLTKLDLTLNFIADLVQSVDNLRTNIRLQELTLMGNPCTEYQGYREYVIATLPQLKTLDGRDINKSERIQAQQRLSILEKQIREAQVSYFEKREREKHDIQRELEETRAQYEDPNLDSSTRRARFFQSQSRHAPEFRQEISRKVFEFQKEDEINRDPFFHEDSQARKANGLPKRYFDDHLKPLNINQAKLEFVFDDSDWNFIKVELHLYKHLSTSDIQVDIEPQYLRVTLWQKRVFQLRLCEEVRCDSSLVQRSQTTGHLMISMPRVNPLPRTISTQPQSNAEDSQTDQKNSPLLEVSNATRVDYTRIVEPEDPYQDVPDLEPMTHEGD